The proteins below are encoded in one region of Alicyclobacillus acidoterrestris:
- a CDS encoding MerR family transcriptional regulator, giving the protein MYTVKEVAKMLDLTEHTVRYHTDKGLVPSVQRDINNNRLFDDESLNWLTAAKFLKQCGMSIKDIKRFVDLCLEGVSTIQERYEIILKQKAVALAQVEEAKRSVKYLEDKAKHYLDVINAVITDDTNPGKWSNRNHTQTHH; this is encoded by the coding sequence ATGTATACCGTAAAAGAAGTAGCTAAGATGCTTGATTTGACCGAACACACTGTTCGCTACCATACCGATAAGGGACTAGTCCCAAGTGTGCAGCGCGACATCAATAACAATCGTCTTTTTGATGACGAGTCCTTAAATTGGCTTACAGCTGCCAAATTTCTGAAACAATGTGGCATGTCAATCAAAGACATCAAAAGGTTTGTAGATTTGTGTTTGGAAGGCGTTTCAACCATTCAGGAACGCTATGAAATTATTTTGAAACAAAAGGCCGTTGCTCTGGCTCAGGTGGAGGAAGCGAAACGAAGCGTCAAATATCTAGAAGACAAAGCAAAACACTACCTTGATGTTATCAATGCTGTGATCACCGATGACACGAATCCTGGTAAATGGAGTAATAGAAATCACACGCAGACACACCACTAA
- a CDS encoding SDR family NAD(P)-dependent oxidoreductase, which yields MDKKIWFITGASRGFGRIWAEAALTRGDKVAATARTLADVADLKERFGDAVLPMALDVTDADQARHVVRQAHAHFGKLDIVLNNAGYTLVGTVEEASEAEVRALFDTNYFGMLRVIQAALPLLRQQGSGHLLGVSSGMGIVAMPLIGFYCASKWAVEALHESLAQEVKGFGIKVTLLEPGAYATDFASPSSLKTAPGIDAYADLRRRVFGELSSEERGDPQATAEAILKIVDAEDPPLRFAAGSGVLPRARDAYADRLATWEAWEAVSNAAQGKPKNQPSHHE from the coding sequence GTGGATAAAAAAATCTGGTTCATTACGGGAGCCTCTCGCGGTTTTGGGCGCATTTGGGCCGAAGCTGCACTCACGCGTGGCGATAAGGTCGCAGCTACCGCCCGCACATTGGCAGACGTTGCCGATCTGAAGGAACGTTTCGGAGACGCCGTTCTCCCCATGGCGCTCGACGTAACTGATGCCGATCAGGCTCGACATGTCGTTCGGCAGGCACACGCGCATTTCGGCAAGCTGGACATTGTCCTCAACAATGCCGGTTACACCCTGGTCGGCACGGTTGAGGAGGCTAGCGAGGCCGAAGTCCGCGCTCTGTTTGACACGAACTACTTTGGTATGCTTCGGGTCATCCAAGCAGCCCTGCCTCTGCTGCGGCAACAGGGCAGCGGGCATTTACTCGGCGTCTCAAGCGGCATGGGGATTGTGGCGATGCCGCTCATCGGCTTCTATTGCGCCTCCAAATGGGCAGTCGAAGCGCTCCACGAAAGCCTGGCGCAAGAGGTCAAAGGCTTTGGCATCAAGGTGACGCTGCTCGAACCCGGCGCCTATGCGACCGATTTTGCAAGTCCCTCGTCGCTGAAGACCGCACCGGGAATTGACGCCTATGCCGATCTTCGGAGGCGGGTTTTCGGGGAGCTATCGAGCGAAGAACGCGGCGATCCGCAAGCGACAGCAGAAGCCATCCTCAAGATCGTGGACGCAGAGGATCCGCCGCTTCGATTTGCTGCCGGCTCCGGGGTCCTGCCGAGAGCGCGTGACGCTTATGCTGATCGCCTAGCCACCTGGGAGGCGTGGGAGGCTGTCTCGAACGCAGCGCAAGGCAAACCAAAAAATCAGCCATCGCACCATGAGTGA
- a CDS encoding IS256 family transposase: MAQYQITLNDESLKDLFLQDGGVAKLVEQVLNQVLQAQVTEQLKASPYERTEERRGYRNGTLPHPITTRVGRLILQVPRIRNGEFSTELFARYQRSEQALVIALMEMVINGVSTRKVAQITEELCGTEFSKSTVSALCKRLDPIVAAWNERSLREHRYPFVLVDALVVRIREDGRVRPRAVMIAVGINEDGYREILGLMIGDSESEASWRAFFAWLKSRDLRDLDIVVSDSHAGLVRALQTEFQGCTWHRCQTHFMRNLLDATPKSLHEDVYTRVRAILDAPDIQTARLLKDKFAEEYAERAPKAVKVLEDGFDDVTAVLALPERYRRRLRTTNGVERLNEEIRRRERVIRIFPNRESVIRLIGALLMEIDEAWTTGRCYLNMEEYWKWRKEQEVSDQQESDAHQPLSRL, from the coding sequence ATGGCTCAATACCAGATTACCCTGAATGACGAATCTTTGAAAGACCTCTTTCTGCAGGATGGGGGTGTCGCGAAGTTGGTCGAACAGGTGCTGAATCAAGTATTACAGGCTCAGGTCACGGAACAGCTGAAAGCGAGTCCGTATGAGCGGACTGAGGAGCGGCGAGGGTACCGTAACGGAACATTGCCTCATCCCATCACGACACGTGTTGGTCGGCTCATCCTGCAGGTTCCACGGATTCGCAATGGCGAGTTTTCAACGGAGCTGTTTGCCCGCTATCAGCGCAGTGAACAGGCACTGGTGATTGCGTTGATGGAGATGGTGATAAACGGTGTATCGACACGCAAGGTGGCCCAGATCACGGAGGAGCTTTGTGGGACGGAATTTTCTAAGTCCACAGTGTCGGCGCTGTGCAAGCGGTTGGATCCAATCGTCGCAGCGTGGAACGAGCGCAGCTTGCGGGAGCACCGATATCCGTTCGTCCTGGTCGATGCTCTGGTGGTCAGGATTCGGGAAGACGGGCGTGTTCGGCCTCGAGCTGTGATGATTGCCGTAGGTATTAACGAAGATGGATATCGCGAGATTCTGGGCCTGATGATTGGTGACAGTGAGTCAGAGGCAAGCTGGCGGGCGTTCTTTGCTTGGCTCAAATCACGGGACTTACGAGACCTAGACATTGTGGTTTCAGACAGTCATGCAGGACTCGTCCGTGCCCTTCAGACGGAATTCCAAGGCTGTACCTGGCACAGATGTCAGACACACTTTATGCGCAATCTGTTGGACGCTACACCAAAGTCACTGCACGAGGATGTCTACACACGTGTACGGGCCATCCTGGATGCGCCCGATATCCAAACAGCTCGACTACTCAAAGACAAGTTTGCCGAGGAGTACGCTGAGCGGGCACCCAAGGCCGTGAAAGTGCTGGAGGATGGGTTCGACGATGTAACTGCGGTGCTGGCTTTGCCTGAGCGTTATCGCCGGCGATTGCGCACGACCAACGGTGTGGAGCGACTGAACGAAGAAATCCGGCGCCGTGAGCGCGTCATACGCATCTTCCCCAACCGGGAGTCAGTGATACGGCTGATCGGGGCACTGCTGATGGAGATTGACGAGGCGTGGACAACAGGCCGTTGCTACCTTAACATGGAAGAATACTGGAAGTGGCGCAAGGAGCAAGAAGTCTCAGACCAACAAGAAAGTGACGCCCATCAGCCGTTGAGTAGATTGTGA
- a CDS encoding geobacillin-26 family protein (This protein is homologous to geobacillin 26, a large bacteriocin (245 amino acids) that was found in the thermophile Geobacillus sp. 15, and that has an unknown mechanism of action.): protein MRKKNLVMSGLSLVTASMMMTPITAFASTTPTNQVSTTTVAGQTLQVQTVTDNSSQRVVDVTSNGQSTVATFDKVKNVVTITSNGQTTTINLNNSPATGTTGTGIKPLYVSADTSEGWWGDYADESIYSSSSKYWSIGLGGHGTWSGYQSSKNASGLSTYQNAVGNTSNAEQDCYAAAAGAGVSGIIAIVTAPETAGASAVIAGVVAIGFGITCATFAGKAWTDHQEDISAYYNIPGV, encoded by the coding sequence ATGAGAAAGAAAAATTTGGTGATGTCTGGATTAAGTCTTGTAACTGCGTCAATGATGATGACACCTATTACTGCATTTGCAAGCACTACACCAACCAATCAAGTCTCAACCACAACAGTGGCAGGTCAAACACTTCAGGTTCAGACTGTCACTGACAACTCTTCTCAGCGTGTAGTTGATGTTACTTCTAACGGCCAAAGCACTGTCGCCACTTTCGATAAAGTTAAAAATGTAGTAACTATTACATCCAATGGTCAGACCACTACAATTAATCTGAATAACTCACCTGCTACTGGAACAACTGGAACCGGTATTAAACCTTTATATGTCAGTGCAGACACTTCTGAAGGCTGGTGGGGAGACTATGCGGATGAAAGTATTTACTCCAGTAGCTCAAAGTATTGGTCGATTGGCTTAGGTGGACACGGCACTTGGTCTGGTTATCAAAGTAGTAAAAATGCAAGTGGTTTAAGCACATATCAGAATGCAGTGGGTAATACTTCTAATGCAGAGCAAGATTGCTATGCTGCAGCCGCAGGTGCAGGGGTGAGCGGTATTATTGCGATAGTAACGGCTCCTGAAACTGCAGGTGCAAGTGCAGTTATCGCTGGTGTTGTGGCGATAGGTTTTGGCATAACATGCGCCACCTTTGCCGGTAAAGCTTGGACAGACCATCAAGAAGACATCTCGGCTTACTATAACATACCGGGCGTATAA